TAAAGGCAATCTGTTGTTTCATGCGATCCATAGTGAAGACGTCTCCGGAAGAGGTTTATGCGAACGGTGACAGAATAGTGCTATTCTGACTGCCGGTACAGAGTTACACTATCGTGGCTCGCCATCAACGTTAAAAAATTTGACCTGTTTCTTCTCTTTTCCCGAACCAGTTGATGAACGTCTGCTGGGTTTAACTACGACTCGGTTCCCATGAATATTCAATCCCCCGGGCGCGGCCCCAGGTTTTCCAGTCAAGCCGTCGGCTGGTCTGCCGTTTTTGGTTCGGCCTTCTGTTTCTATCTCGCCACCCTGATCATCCGCTGGGCCAAGCCTCATGTGACGATCGAATCGGCCTATTTTGTCTTTGCCCGCCTGCTGCTCGGGTTCATCGTTGTTTCTGTGGTGCTGATCCTGCAAAAGAAGAGTTTGCACCCAAAAAACTACCACTATCTGATCGGTCGAGCCCTGGCCAATACCCTGGCGGTATTCTGTTTTTACAAGGCCGTGGAATCTGGGTCGGTGGCCGAAGCGAATATCCTCAATATGACCTATCCGCTGTTTGTCGCGATCTTCTCGTGGATATTTCTGCGCGGGCAACGTGACCGATTGTCTTTAGTGATCGTGGCGGTGGCCTTTGCCGGGGTCTGGCTGGTCCTCTCCCCGGGAGAGATTCAGCTTGGCTGGGGAAAGCTCTGGGGCCTCAGTTCGGGGATCACCGCGGCGGTCGCGGTGATCTACCTGAACATCAGCCGGCGCTGCCACGATTCACAGACCATCCTGTTTTTCATGTTCGGCCTGGGTACGCTTTTGATGCTGGTATTTTTTCATGACGCTATCTTCATGCCGAATCCCGAGGAGCTGTTTTTTCTGCTGAGCTGCTCAATCGCCGGGGTCCTCGGGCAGTATCTGATCACCTACGGCTTTTTATACGTCACCGCAGTGGAAGGGTCTATCATCTCTTCCAGCAGGATCTTGCTGGCGGCCCTGCTCGGGCCCATACTGGTCGCTGACCCGCACCTTGCGCTTGCCGGCTGGTGTGGGGCGCTGCTCATTTTTGCGGCCAACGCGACCCTGGCATTACGGAGAGCGTGAGCAAAATGAACAGAATTACGCTAATGACCATATCGTTCATTATTTGCAGAATGTTTACTGCGGGTAACGATTAAAGGTAGCGTTTTATACGAACCAAAATATGAGGTCGACATCCTCCCTCGGGACAGGAGTGTCTTGCTGAGACCTTGAGGGTTGGTGCAGAAAGTAGAGAAGCTGGAGCCTGTCCTGGCGAGTCAGGGCTAGGTTTAAGGAGTTCCCCTTGAAAGCGACACGCCATTTTTACCT
Above is a genomic segment from Geopsychrobacter electrodiphilus DSM 16401 containing:
- a CDS encoding DMT family transporter; amino-acid sequence: MNIQSPGRGPRFSSQAVGWSAVFGSAFCFYLATLIIRWAKPHVTIESAYFVFARLLLGFIVVSVVLILQKKSLHPKNYHYLIGRALANTLAVFCFYKAVESGSVAEANILNMTYPLFVAIFSWIFLRGQRDRLSLVIVAVAFAGVWLVLSPGEIQLGWGKLWGLSSGITAAVAVIYLNISRRCHDSQTILFFMFGLGTLLMLVFFHDAIFMPNPEELFFLLSCSIAGVLGQYLITYGFLYVTAVEGSIISSSRILLAALLGPILVADPHLALAGWCGALLIFAANATLALRRA